The Oryzias latipes chromosome 16, ASM223467v1 genome includes a region encoding these proteins:
- the cd83 gene encoding CD83 antigen — MRSSHLLLLASLLLLSACVAVARTVVADTPEVRAPTGWNISLQCTAELKQGVAYLAVSWYKLEKSPSLHRSGLLRKELPDGPTRLYEGMYREVELLDEAHSILLPSLACSDSGVYICSLAAPVGEQNREGRILLSVEDCPTDTVMETVIRDTSLVLFATALLIIALLIFILSHYCLKNTLKEKVKKSKTEILLDAPLKPLEKKDLMLIYTLGPKASSMKHICV; from the exons ATGAGATCTTCACATCTGCTGCTTCTGGCTTCGTTGCTGTTACTCA GCGCATGCGTGGCGGTGGCTCGGACGGTCGTCGCGGACACCCCGGAAGTCAGGGCTCCCACCGGGTGGAACATCAGCCTGCAGTGCACCGCTGAGCTGAAGCAGGGGGTCGCGTACCTGGCAGTGAGCTGGTACAAG CTTGAAAAAAGCCCATCACTACATCGCAGTGGCCTGTTGAGAAAAGAGCTGCCAGATGGTCCAACAAGGCTGTATGAGGGCATGTACAGGGAGGTGGAgctgctggatgaagctcacagCATCCTCCTGCCCAGCCTGGCGTGCAGCGACAGCGGCGTCTACATCTGTTCCCTGGCTGCACCTGTGGGCGAGCAGAACAGGGAAGGGAGGATTCTTCTCTCTGTGGAAG ATTGTCCTACTGATACTGTGATGGAAACTGTCATAAGGGATACCAGCTTGGTTTTGTTTGCCACAGCACTGCTGATAATTGCACTTTTGATATTCATCCTCAGCCAT TACTGTCTGAAGAATACTCTCAAAGAAAAGGTCAAGAAGTCAAAGACTGAGATTCTACTGGATGCGCCGCTCAAACCGCTTGAAAAGAAGGACTTGATGCTGATCTACACTCTGGGTCCTAAGGCATCCTCTATGAAGCACATCTGTGTTTGA
- the LOC105356022 gene encoding dynactin subunit 3-like, with protein MEVNINMFIFHCLFWCFTDVPEHATKLHRLSQIHIKEQDQTEAQSQEVKKLFEEYNKMMFLLSKQFTQWDESLRTMEEAKGIRPVE; from the exons ATGGAAGTAAATATAAACATGTTCATCTTCCACTGTCTGTTTTGGTGCTTTACAGATGTGCCTGAACACGCAACCAAACTGCATCGCCTGTCACAAATTCACATTAAAGAACAG GACCAAACTGAGGCTCAGTCACAGGAAGTCAAGAAGCTTTTTGAAGAATACAACAAAATG ATGTTCCTGCTGTCAAAGCAGTTCACCCAGTGGGATGAGAGCCTGAGGACCATGGAGGAGGCCAAAGGAATCCGACCGGTGGAGTAG
- the LOC101164183 gene encoding dynactin subunit 3, with product MDKTLETESLEMRIEALENQINGERRIRSGKQVKCAESLARIQSALTNTANKRERVKILHKKIEDLMKYLDPQFTDHITVPDTIKLEFILAEEDSLLSQAALLEQVSSLQPLLDSTYIRDVPEHATKLHRLSQIHIKEQDQTEAQSQEVKKLFEEYNKMMFLLSKQFTQWDESLRTMEEAKGIRPVE from the exons ATGGATAAAACACTGGAGACCGAAAGCCTTGAAATGCGTATCGAGGCACTGGAGAACCAAATAAATGGCGAAAGAAGAATTAGAAGTGGAAAACAAGTTAAG tgtgcagAGTCTTTGGCCAGGATTCAGTCCGCTTTGACTAACACAGCCAACAAGAGGGAGCGAGTAAAGATTCTGCACAAAAAAA TTGAGGACCTAATGAAGTATCTGGATCCGCAGTTCACCGATCACATCACAGTACCAGACACCATAAAACTGGAGTTCATCCTTGCTG AGGAAGACTCCCTCCTGTCTCAAGCTGCGTTGCTGGAGCAGGTCAGCAGCCTGCAGCCACTACTAGACAGTACCTACATCCGAG ATGTGCCTGAACACGCAACCAAACTGCATCGCCTGTCACAAATTCACATTAAAGAACAG GACCAAACTGAGGCTCAGTCACAGGAAGTCAAGAAGCTTTTTGAAGAATACAACAAAATG ATGTTCCTGCTGTCAAAGCAGTTCACCCAGTGGGATGAGAGCCTGAGGACCATGGAGGAGGCCAAAGGAATCCGACCGGTGGAGTAG